TGAATTACAAGAACTTTTCACAGAGTTTGGTGAGATTGCCAGTGTTAATTTGGTCATGGATCGCTATTCAGGAAGACCAAAAGGTTTTGGTTTTATTGACATGCCGAACAATTCAGAAGCAGATACCGCGGTAAAAACCTTGAATAAAAGCATGTTTAAGGGAAGAGAGATAAAAGTAAACCAGGTGCAGCCCGTACGCGGCAAAAAACATTTGAAACGCCGCCCTCGAGACTATTAAACGCCACACGAAAAAAATATATAAAAAAGCCCGGAACCTTGAATGGTCTCGGGCTTTTTTTATGTAATATACACTGTAACGATACAGCTGTTTTTCTCACCAAACACAACTGAAAAATAATTCTACATCACATCAATCCCCACCGGTGCATCCACCACCTCGCCAATCTGTACTGCCGCGGCAACCCCTGCCTGATGCAAAGAGGCAATCACGTCCTTTCCCTGACTTGCAGGAACGGACAACAGAAGCCCTCCCGAGGTCTGAGGATCATACAACAATTCTTCCTCTGCCGAGGAAAGACTTACCCCCATTTTCATGTGATGCCTGCTGACCATGGCGCGATTCGCCTTGTTGCTGCCGGTGGTTTCTCCCTTCTTATACATGGCAAGGGCGCCTGGGAAAAAAGGCAAGGCCTTGTGATACAGGATAACTCTTGCGTCGCTTCCATGGGCCACTTCCAGCAAATGACCCAGAATCCCAAACCCCGTAATGTCCGTACAGGCATGCAGCTCAAATTTCAAGGCTGCTTCCATGGCCGGGCCGTTCAGTGCGGCAAGGGCCGGCAGGATATCTTTTTCAAGGTCCGCATAGGGAAATTTACCGGACCGCGTCGCATTAAAAAGCACCCCTGAGCCAAGCGGCTTGGTAAGAATCAGTACATCACCTGGCCTGGAGCCCGCATTGGTAATGATCCGGTCCGGGTGGACAATGCCGTTCACACACAGGCCGTATTTTGGTTCTTCATCATCCACGGTATGCCCGCCCACCAGGCATGCCCCGGCCTCAACCACCTTGTCATGGCCGCCACGCAGAATATCTTTTAACAAACCCATATCCAGCTGTTTGGACGGAAACATCACCACATTCAAGGCGGTGATTGGCCTGCCACCCATGGAATAAACATCCGAGATCGAGTTTGCTGCAGAAATCTGTCCGAACCAGTAGGGATCGTCCACCGGCGGAGTAATGAAAT
This genomic window from Pseudomonadota bacterium contains:
- a CDS encoding RNA-binding protein, which codes for MNIYVGQLPYSVTEGELQELFTEFGEIASVNLVMDRYSGRPKGFGFIDMPNNSEADTAVKTLNKSMFKGREIKVNQVQPVRGKKHLKRRPRDY
- the selD gene encoding selenide, water dikinase SelD translates to MGPTALSDALEGLPKPNDPNLLVGIETADDAAVYRLSDEIAMINTVDFITPPVDDPYWFGQISAANSISDVYSMGGRPITALNVVMFPSKQLDMGLLKDILRGGHDKVVEAGACLVGGHTVDDEEPKYGLCVNGIVHPDRIITNAGSRPGDVLILTKPLGSGVLFNATRSGKFPYADLEKDILPALAALNGPAMEAALKFELHACTDITGFGILGHLLEVAHGSDARVILYHKALPFFPGALAMYKKGETTGSNKANRAMVSRHHMKMGVSLSSAEEELLYDPQTSGGLLLSVPASQGKDVIASLHQAGVAAAVQIGEVVDAPVGIDVM